The following proteins come from a genomic window of Montipora capricornis isolate CH-2021 chromosome 9, ASM3666992v2, whole genome shotgun sequence:
- the LOC138014997 gene encoding E3 ubiquitin-protein ligase TRIM71-like, whose amino-acid sequence MDIPKLLFNLREEASCPVCKDILKDPRYLPCLHSFCLHCLSNWHRASGAQVDLSCPKCQGRSRVPTSGDLKDLPTSFFLSGFIDALAIKESDKTQVTCGNCDKKSSETSYCFECCKFYCEECLIAHNIIRSYKDHRVLAVKDFQEKDYEVVVKRPVFCSRKGHEKEEVKFFCKICPENTVCQTCVTLDHAGHKVTLIQEEAEAQKIEIAGLIQTPTDNLQAKVKMITQIDEDYAQLVQRSEDMLRDLDVFVDNLTRRLQEERQHIKATVENETKKSLESLTTKKTAIQKEIKEIESALEKAEKLLTHSTDAEVVQLKKPLQSILERVGQLEPFERDPESLFELAFVENNKILETINDDGIGLLRFRSTTDLCESVAEGKGLCEGTVGREAQFNLTTRNAAAEQCYNKNDNVTVDLTGEGEQESKTTFLFNDNKDGTYKISYSPNFEGKCFLSVKVNGQHIRGSPFSVVIKSFNVKPLLSFGKEGTNDGMFMHPRGLAVNSRDEIAVTSDHKVQIFDCKGNFLRSFGHKGSDKGQFQSPRGIAVAKNGNIYVVDSWNHRVQIFDEDGRYLSMFGKEGILDTQFKDPWGLSLDSNGNIIVVDKGNKFIKLFSSDGEFLTKIGGPSSLSDPVHCVQSGDYLILSDRGDNCVKVFTQEGYLKYKFGTTGMENGQFNIPAFLSLTKSGHLLVCDHCNHRVQVFELNGKFVGKFGKEGCNLGEFKNPLSVALLSNGQIVVCDYWNNRIHIFDEP is encoded by the coding sequence ATGGATATCCCAAAGTTGCTTTTCAATCTTCGCGAAGAAGCCTCGTGCCCGGTGTGTAAAGACATCCTTAAAGATCCAAGATACCTTCCCTGTTTGCACAGTTTCTGTCTGCACTGTTTGAGCAATTGGCATCGAGCGAGTGGCGCTCAAGTTGATTTGAGTTGTCCGAAGTGCCAAGGCCGTAGTAGAGTTCCTACAAGCGGTGATTTGAAAGATCTTCCCACAAGCTTTTTTCTCAGCGGCTTCATCGATGCCCTAGCTATTAAAGAATCTGACAAGACGCAAGTAACATGCGGAAACTGCGACAAGAAAAGCTCTGAAACCTCGTACTGTTTTGAGTGTTGCAAGTTTTATTGTGAAGAGTGTTTAATTGCGCACAACATCATTCGAAGCTACAAAGATCACCGCGTTCTGGCCGTGAAAGATTTCCAAGAAAAAGACTATGAAGTAGTAGTAAAACGACCTGTGTTTTGCTCAAGGAAAGGACACGAAAAAGAAGAGGTCAAGTTCTTTTGCAAGATTTGTCCCGAAAACACAGTTTGTCAAACTTGTGTCACGTTGGATCACGCAGGACACAAAGTTACATTAATCCAAGAGGAAGCCGAAGCTCAAAAGATCGAGATAGCAGGTCTAATTCAAACGCCAACAGACAACTTGCAGGCAAAGGTGAAGATGATCACTCAAATTGACGAGGACTACGCTCAACTTGTTCAACGAAGTGAAGACATGTTAAGAGATCTGGATGTGTTTGTTGACAACTTAACGAGGAGACTGCAAGAGGAAAGGCAACATATCAAAGCAACAGTGGAAAACGAAACCAAGAAATCGCTGGAGAGTCTAACGACCAAAAAAACGGCGATTCAGAAGGAAATTAAGGAGATCGAATCAGCGCTGGAAAAAGCTGAGAAACTTTTGACACATAGCACAGACGCCGAGGTGGTTCAGCTAAAGAAGCCATTGCAAAGCATTCTTGAACGGGTAGGACAATTGGAACCATTTGAGCGTGACCCTGAAAGCCTCTTTGAATTGGCTTTCGTGGAAAATAACAAGATCCTGGAAACAATCAACGATGATGGCATTGGTCTTTTGAGATTTCGCAGCACAACTGATTTATGCGAATCTGTTGCTGAAGGCAAAGGACTTTGTGAAGGAACTGTTGGGCGTGAAGCTCAATTCAATTTAACGACAAGAAACGCGGCTGCCGAGCAATGTTATAATAAGAATGACAATGTAACTGTAGACTTAACAGGCGAGGGAGAGCAGGAAAGTAAAAccacatttctttttaatgacaACAAAGATGGGACCTACAAAATCAGCTATTCTCCTAATTTCGAAGGGAAATGCTTTTTGTCAGTTAAGGTAAACGGGCAACATATTCGTGGTAGCCCTTTCTCTGTTGTCATTAAATCTTTCAATGTCAAACCTCTGTTGTCTTTTGGAAAAGAAGGCACGAATGATGGAATGTTTATGCATCCTCGGGGTCTAGCAGTAAATTCCAGGGATGAAATCGCAGTCACTTCGGATCACAAGGTGCAGATATTTGACTGCAAGGGCAATTTTCTGAGATCCTTTGGTCATAAGGGTAGCGACAAGGGACAGTTTCAATCCCCTAGAGGGATAGCTGTTGCTAAAAATGGAAATATTTATGTTGTAGACAGCTGGAACCATCGAGTCCAGATTTTTGACGAGGACGGGAGGTACTTGAGTATGTTTGGTAAGGAAGGAATCCTTGATACGCAGTTTAAGGATCCGTGGGGTTTATCATTGGATTCCAATGGTAATATTATTGTGGTTGATAAGGGGAACAAATTCATTAAGCTCTTTTCCTCTGATGGAGAGTTTCTAACAAAGATAGGTGGACCCAGTTCTCTTAGTGATCCTGTTCATTGTGTTCAGTCTGGTGATTATCTCATTTTGTCAGACCGTGGCGATAACTGTGTGAAAGTGTTCACCCAGGAGGGGTACTTAAAGTATAAGTTTGGCACAACAGGGATGGAGAATGGACAGTTCAATATTCCTGCTTTTTTGTCATTGACTAAATCAGGACATTTACTTGTCTGTGATCATTGCAATCATAGAGTTCAAGTCTTTGAGCTGAATGGTAAGTTTGTTGGTAAGTTTGGAAAAGAGGGTTGCAACTTAGGAGAGTTTAAAAATCCATTATCAGTAGCACTCCTCAGTAATGGTCAAATTGTTGTGTGTGACTATTGGAATAATCGCATTCACATATTTGATGAACCTTGA